The following coding sequences are from one Gossypium hirsutum isolate 1008001.06 chromosome A12, Gossypium_hirsutum_v2.1, whole genome shotgun sequence window:
- the LOC107940641 gene encoding uncharacterized protein, translating into MRVTIVAWGREIAMEIGFQEPVLAIKGKLEQFLGIPVGSQTLSVSGWELVDGLDMEDYPIITHGTKIDLIMKPLSHPFNHCSKMQIIVKFSAKQIAIEVDRSETVSSLKEKIHIVDGTPIKRMSLFFSGIELADDFRNLSEYGISEYSEIIVFLKTMSRLREDPPTRKLNIVVQMSSSLLHAAAITFEMRDCSTVNDLRELLLSRKILPQDDYLFIHKQRIMRENCSLKWHGVENGDYLYVFRGTVSRSGC; encoded by the coding sequence ATGAGAGTAACCATTGTTGCCTGGGGACGAGAAATCGCCATGGAAATCGGTTTCCAGGAACCTGTGTTAGCGATCAAAGGGAAGTTAGAACAGTTTCTGGGAATTCCAGTAGGATCGCAAACACTTTCTGTATCCGGTTGGGAGCTTGTTGATGGATTAGACATGGAGGATTACCCGATCATCACTCACGGTACAAAAATCGACCTTATCATGAAACCGCTTTCGCATCCCTTTAACCATTGCAGTAAAATGCAAATCATTGTAAAATTTTCAGCTAAACAGATTGCCATTGAAGTTGATAGAAGCGAAACAGTTAGCAGCTTAAAAGAAAAAATCCACATTGTGGATGGCACACCGATTAAAAGAATGTCACTGTTTTTCTCCGGAATAGAATTGGCAGATGATTTCCGAAACCTGAGTGAATATGGGATTTCTGAATACTCAGAAATCATTGTTTTCTTGAAAACTATGAGCCGTTTAAGGGAAGACCCTCCAACAAGGAAGCTAAATATAGTGGTCCAAATGTCTTCGAGCCTGCTACATGCGGCTGCCATTACATTCGAAATGAGGGATTGTAGCACTGTTAATGATTTGAGAGAGTTATTGCTGAGCAGAAAAATTCTTCCCCAAGATGATTATTTGTTCATACACAAGCAAAGGATCATGCGTGAGAATTGTAGCTTAAAGTGGCATGGTGTTGAAAATGGGGATTACCTCTATGTATTTAGAGGCACTGTTAGTCGTAGTGGATGTTGA
- the LOC107940640 gene encoding MYB-like transcription factor ETC1 — MADMDGSSVDSKEESSEDSKLDFSEDEETLIIRMFNLVGERWSLIAGRIPGRTAEEIQKYWASRFSYNNPMPNLS, encoded by the exons ATGGCTGACATGGATGGTTCTTCTGTTGATTCTAAAG AGGAATCCAGTGAAGATTCCAAGCTTGACTTCTCAGAAGATGAGGAAACCCTCATTATTAGAATGTTCAATTTGGTTGGAGAAAG GTGGTCTTTGATAGCAGGGAGAATCCCTGGAAGAACAGCTGAGGAGATTCAGAAGTATTGGGCTTCTAGATTCTCTTACAATAATCCAATGCCCAATCTGAGTTAG